In a single window of the Streptomyces sp. NBC_00285 genome:
- a CDS encoding S66 family peptidase: MTTISYPPKPVPGDRIAVISPGAGLPGLFPRPFELGLERLRKEYGLEPVEYPTTRRMGSTPKDRASDVNAAFADPDIKVVMASIGGDDQITVLPFLDRELIRANPKPFFGMSDNTNLLAYLYSTGIVGFHGATVMTALGRPVAMDALTAASLRAALFTSGTYELTAAERWNDVNRDWADPATFDAEPETRPGSGWTWVNADRVVEGRSWGGCLEILGWLLMADREIARDLSVYDGGVLLLETSEDMPSDVEVFSTLRNMGERGLLERFSALLMGRPKSWSFEHPNSPEEAARYATDQREAVLRVMRMYAPDTTIVFDVDYGHTDPQLVIPYGGVVRVDGPARRITVTY, from the coding sequence TGACGACGATCTCGTACCCGCCCAAGCCGGTGCCCGGCGACCGCATAGCCGTCATCTCCCCCGGCGCCGGCCTGCCCGGGCTCTTCCCGCGCCCCTTCGAACTGGGCCTGGAGCGGCTGCGCAAGGAGTACGGGCTCGAACCGGTCGAGTATCCGACGACCCGCAGGATGGGCTCGACGCCGAAGGACCGCGCCTCCGACGTCAACGCGGCGTTCGCCGACCCGGACATCAAGGTGGTCATGGCGTCCATCGGCGGCGACGACCAGATCACCGTGCTGCCGTTCCTGGACCGGGAGTTGATCCGGGCGAACCCGAAGCCGTTCTTCGGGATGAGCGACAACACGAACCTGCTGGCGTACCTGTACAGCACCGGCATCGTCGGGTTCCACGGGGCGACCGTGATGACCGCGCTGGGACGCCCGGTGGCCATGGACGCGCTGACCGCCGCCTCCCTGCGGGCGGCGCTGTTCACCTCCGGCACGTACGAACTCACCGCCGCCGAGCGCTGGAACGACGTCAACCGCGACTGGGCGGACCCCGCGACCTTCGACGCGGAGCCCGAGACGCGGCCCGGCAGCGGCTGGACCTGGGTGAACGCCGACCGGGTGGTGGAGGGCCGCAGTTGGGGCGGCTGTCTGGAGATCCTCGGATGGCTGCTGATGGCCGACCGCGAGATCGCACGCGACCTGAGCGTGTACGACGGCGGAGTGCTGCTCCTGGAGACCTCGGAGGACATGCCGAGCGACGTCGAGGTCTTCAGCACGCTGCGGAACATGGGCGAGCGCGGACTGCTGGAACGCTTCTCCGCGCTGCTGATGGGACGCCCCAAGAGCTGGTCCTTCGAGCACCCCAACAGCCCCGAGGAGGCGGCTCGTTACGCCACCGACCAGCGCGAGGCCGTGCTTCGGGTCATGCGCATGTATGCCCCCGACACGACCATCGTCTTCGATGTGGACTACGGGCACACCGATCCCCAACTGGTCATCCCCTACGGCGGCGTCGTCCGCGTCGACGGCCCCGCCCGGCGCATCACCGTCACGTACTGA
- a CDS encoding MFS transporter yields the protein MHDVRPVRAPSMPRLAAASLAGTAIEFYDFFVYGTAAALVLGPLFFPTFSPVAGTLAAFGTFGVGFLARPLGSVLFGHIGDRHGRRPVLVASLLLTGAATVAVGCVPTYDTIGVAAPVLLLVLRFLQGLGLGGEWGGAVLLIAEHAPAERRGLWTSFPQVGPALGFLLANGVVLTLSATLSEAQFAQWGWRVPFWAAGVLAVVGLWLRASLTESPGFLELDDHARVPFVEVARDHWRLVLLTAGALAVGYAIFYAVTTWSLAYGTEQLGVSRTVMLTCIMAAVLVKGSLTPVAALLGDRYGRRPLCLAGCAAAALWMFPMVALLATGKPLLMFLGFLGAMIAFITMFAVIAAYLPELYEPRVRCTGAAVGYNLGGVIGGALTPIVATALVEQGGRVPWGVGAYLTGIALLSLGCFALLPETRPVPVAVAEPVMERSAVTD from the coding sequence ATGCACGACGTACGCCCCGTAAGGGCGCCCTCCATGCCGCGGCTCGCGGCCGCCTCGCTCGCCGGAACGGCCATCGAGTTCTACGACTTCTTCGTCTACGGGACGGCCGCGGCTCTGGTCCTGGGGCCGCTGTTCTTCCCGACGTTCTCGCCGGTGGCGGGGACACTGGCCGCCTTCGGGACGTTCGGCGTGGGGTTCCTCGCGCGGCCGCTCGGGTCGGTGCTGTTCGGGCACATCGGGGACCGGCACGGACGGCGTCCGGTCCTCGTTGCCTCACTGCTGCTGACCGGCGCCGCGACCGTCGCGGTCGGCTGTGTGCCGACGTACGACACGATCGGCGTGGCCGCGCCCGTACTGCTCCTGGTGCTGCGCTTTCTTCAGGGACTGGGGCTGGGCGGGGAGTGGGGCGGTGCCGTCCTGCTGATCGCGGAGCACGCGCCCGCCGAGCGGCGCGGACTGTGGACGAGCTTCCCGCAGGTGGGGCCCGCGCTGGGTTTTCTGCTCGCCAACGGGGTGGTGCTGACGCTGTCGGCCACGCTGTCCGAGGCGCAGTTCGCACAGTGGGGCTGGCGGGTGCCGTTCTGGGCGGCCGGGGTGCTGGCGGTGGTGGGGCTGTGGCTGCGCGCCTCGCTCACGGAGAGCCCTGGTTTCCTGGAGCTCGACGACCACGCGCGCGTGCCGTTCGTCGAGGTGGCGCGCGACCACTGGCGGCTCGTTCTGCTGACGGCCGGAGCGCTCGCCGTCGGGTACGCGATCTTCTACGCCGTGACGACCTGGTCCCTCGCCTATGGCACGGAGCAGCTCGGGGTGAGCCGTACCGTCATGCTGACCTGCATCATGGCCGCGGTGCTGGTGAAGGGCTCGCTCACACCGGTGGCGGCACTGCTCGGGGACCGGTACGGGCGGCGGCCCCTGTGTCTGGCCGGGTGTGCGGCGGCCGCGCTGTGGATGTTCCCGATGGTGGCGCTGCTCGCGACCGGGAAGCCGCTGTTGATGTTCCTCGGCTTCCTGGGCGCGATGATCGCGTTCATCACGATGTTCGCGGTGATCGCCGCGTACCTGCCGGAGCTGTACGAGCCGCGGGTGCGCTGCACCGGCGCGGCGGTCGGTTACAACCTCGGCGGGGTGATCGGAGGCGCGCTCACGCCGATCGTGGCGACGGCTCTGGTGGAGCAGGGCGGGCGGGTGCCCTGGGGGGTGGGGGCGTATCTGACCGGGATCGCGCTGCTCAGTCTGGGGTGTTTCGCATTGCTGCCGGAGACGCGTCCGGTGCCCGTCGCGGTGGCCGAGCCGGTCATGGAGCGATCTGCCGTCACGGATTGA
- a CDS encoding calcium:proton antiporter: MLARLTNRWTSAVPVLAVLLLVFTWGRDLPGAAVALVTLVLAGAVLAAVHHAEVIAHRVGEPFGSLVLAVAVTIIEVALIVTLMADGGDKSSTLARDTVFAAVMITCNGIVGISLLVASLRHGTAVFNPEGTGAALATVATLATLSLVLPTFTTSKPGPEFSTTQLTFAALSSLVLYGLFVATQTVRHRDYFLPVTHQGEVITADDHADLPTARTALISLTLLGLALIGVVGLAKGVSPTIESGVSKAGLPHAVVGVIIALLVLLPETIAALRSARRDRVQTSLNLALGSAMASIGLTIPAVALASVWLSGPLVLGLGATHMVLLALTVVVSSLTVVPGRATPLQGGVHLVLFAAYLELAINP, from the coding sequence ATGCTCGCCAGGCTCACGAACAGATGGACGTCCGCAGTTCCGGTGCTCGCTGTCCTTCTGCTGGTGTTCACCTGGGGCCGCGATCTGCCAGGCGCGGCCGTCGCCCTCGTGACGCTGGTCCTCGCGGGAGCCGTACTGGCCGCCGTGCACCACGCCGAAGTGATCGCCCACCGGGTCGGCGAGCCCTTCGGATCACTCGTCCTCGCCGTCGCCGTCACGATCATCGAGGTCGCCCTGATCGTCACACTGATGGCGGACGGCGGCGACAAGAGTTCGACCCTGGCCAGGGACACGGTCTTCGCGGCCGTGATGATCACCTGCAACGGCATCGTCGGCATCAGTCTCCTCGTGGCCTCACTGCGCCACGGCACCGCGGTCTTCAACCCCGAGGGCACCGGCGCGGCCCTCGCCACGGTCGCCACCCTGGCCACGCTGAGCCTGGTGCTGCCGACGTTCACGACGAGCAAGCCGGGCCCGGAGTTCTCCACCACCCAGCTCACCTTCGCCGCGCTCTCCTCGCTGGTCCTGTACGGCCTGTTCGTGGCGACCCAGACCGTACGGCACCGCGACTACTTCCTCCCGGTCACCCACCAGGGCGAGGTCATCACCGCCGACGACCACGCCGACCTGCCCACCGCCCGTACCGCGCTGATCAGCCTGACCCTGCTGGGACTGGCCCTGATCGGGGTCGTCGGTCTGGCCAAGGGCGTCTCGCCGACCATCGAGTCCGGGGTCTCCAAGGCCGGCCTTCCGCATGCCGTCGTGGGCGTGATCATCGCCCTGCTGGTGCTGCTCCCCGAGACCATCGCGGCCCTGCGCTCCGCGCGCCGCGACCGCGTGCAGACGAGCCTCAACCTCGCCCTCGGTTCGGCCATGGCCAGCATCGGCCTGACCATCCCCGCGGTCGCCCTGGCATCCGTCTGGCTCTCCGGCCCGCTCGTCCTCGGCCTCGGCGCCACCCATATGGTGCTGCTCGCCCTGACCGTGGTGGTGAGTTCGCTGACCGTGGTGCCGGGCCGGGCGACACCGCTCCAGGGCGGTGTCCATCTCGTGCTGTTCGCGGCCTACCTGGAGCTGGCGATCAATCCGTGA
- a CDS encoding TerC/Alx family metal homeostasis membrane protein — MDVSVTLWVLTIVGLAALITVDFFIGRKPHDVSIKEAGIWTVVWIALAGLFGLGLLVFGGGQAGGEFFAGFITEKSLSVDNLFVFVLIMAKFAVPSQYQQRVLLVGVLIALVLRAIFIAAGAAILASFAWVFYIFGAFLIYTAWKLIQEARADEDDEEFEENKLLKAVERRFGVADRYHGTKLWIEENGKRVMTPMLVVMLAIGTTDVLFALDSIPAIFGLTQDPYIVFTANAFALMGLRQLYFLIGGLLRKLVHLSYGLSIILGFIGVKLVLHALHESGVHVPEISIPVSLGVICAVLIVTTITSLMASKKQAAAEAAQAGTEGASKDSIEA, encoded by the coding sequence GTGGATGTTTCCGTGACCCTGTGGGTCCTGACGATCGTGGGCCTCGCCGCCCTCATCACGGTCGACTTCTTCATCGGCCGCAAGCCGCACGACGTGTCCATCAAGGAAGCGGGCATCTGGACGGTCGTCTGGATCGCCCTGGCCGGCCTCTTCGGTCTCGGCCTGCTCGTCTTCGGCGGTGGCCAGGCCGGCGGAGAGTTCTTCGCGGGCTTCATCACCGAGAAGTCCCTGAGCGTGGACAACCTCTTCGTCTTCGTCCTGATCATGGCGAAGTTCGCGGTGCCCTCGCAGTACCAGCAGCGGGTGCTCCTCGTCGGTGTCCTCATAGCCCTGGTGCTGCGCGCGATCTTCATCGCCGCGGGCGCCGCCATCCTCGCCAGCTTCGCCTGGGTCTTCTACATCTTCGGCGCCTTCCTCATCTACACCGCCTGGAAGCTCATCCAGGAGGCCCGCGCCGACGAGGACGACGAGGAGTTCGAGGAGAACAAGCTGCTCAAGGCCGTCGAGCGCAGGTTCGGTGTCGCCGACCGGTACCACGGCACCAAGCTGTGGATCGAGGAGAACGGCAAGCGGGTCATGACCCCGATGCTCGTCGTGATGCTCGCCATCGGCACCACCGACGTGCTGTTCGCGCTCGACTCGATCCCCGCGATCTTCGGCCTGACGCAGGACCCGTACATCGTCTTCACCGCCAACGCGTTCGCTCTGATGGGCCTGCGTCAGCTGTACTTCCTCATCGGCGGCCTGCTGAGGAAGCTGGTCCACCTCAGCTACGGCCTCTCGATCATCCTGGGCTTCATCGGCGTCAAGCTGGTGCTGCACGCCCTGCACGAGTCCGGGGTCCATGTCCCCGAGATCAGCATCCCGGTCTCGCTCGGCGTGATCTGCGCGGTCCTGATCGTCACCACGATCACTAGCCTGATGGCTTCCAAGAAGCAGGCGGCGGCCGAGGCCGCACAGGCGGGCACCGAAGGCGCCTCGAAGGACAGCATCGAGGCCTGA
- a CDS encoding TerD family protein: MTAELVRGQNHPLSQARLEIRITAGTPVVAGATLGDEHGRVQGVEWVVHPGAPTLPGLEVSRQAAADHRLAVDLGAVPEAVHRVHVLLALPAAGGPVRFGAVAAPFVAVTGLDGIELASYTITGLDAESAVVALELYRRQGAWKVRAVGQGYAGGLAELLTDQGLAQAHQLASGIHEAVARGLARAVPMAPPVMADGDRSRQTATPAPGPDQGSSAAHGASGAVPPQPLSPYGTQPPGIPPQPSAPTGGPVPGTPQPTAPYGAQGIPAAGAAQPGHAQTPAHTSASAQPPSPSAGGPIDYSHPRRQDAAPPTPPPPVPPARPGQPAQPVAGDATGWSMDERLYNQVWGMFEDLARSTAAYRSAVDFADSRMEKELDAALADPRSRIGGQGDAARDAARAKYTQLVEQARAAYDRDLAQLTAESEVVEPALPPAYARWDNPVWHGYRVPFEVPMAVRLGDLHLPECAELRIPMLVRLPLERGLWIDSGAVETLDGSFLDAPEVHRLAMDTAVALAARLLAVHPAGDYTLHVIDPAGSGAQALVPLAQTGVLAAPPAVGAAGVAEVLARLTQRVDLVQMAVRGGAADSLPPGVDTSEQLLIVNDFPHGFDDRAVTQLRYLADEGPSVGVHLMMVADREEAAAYGPLLDPLWRSLMRLTPVPDDHLADPWVGHAWTFEPASVPLGSQVLQQVLNQVATARAKYT, from the coding sequence ATGACGGCCGAGCTGGTGCGGGGTCAGAACCACCCGCTCTCCCAGGCCCGTCTCGAGATCCGGATCACGGCCGGAACGCCGGTCGTGGCCGGAGCCACGCTCGGCGACGAGCACGGCCGGGTACAGGGCGTGGAGTGGGTCGTCCACCCGGGCGCCCCCACCCTGCCGGGTCTCGAGGTCTCGCGGCAGGCGGCTGCCGATCACCGTCTCGCGGTCGATCTCGGCGCCGTGCCGGAGGCCGTCCACCGGGTCCATGTGCTGCTCGCCCTGCCCGCGGCGGGCGGCCCTGTGCGCTTCGGCGCCGTCGCCGCCCCGTTCGTCGCGGTGACAGGCCTGGACGGCATCGAGCTCGCCAGCTACACCATCACCGGCCTGGACGCCGAGTCGGCGGTCGTCGCGCTGGAGCTCTACCGCCGCCAGGGCGCCTGGAAGGTGCGTGCCGTCGGCCAGGGGTACGCGGGCGGTCTCGCCGAACTCCTCACCGATCAGGGCCTCGCACAGGCCCACCAACTCGCGAGCGGCATCCACGAGGCGGTGGCCCGGGGGCTGGCCCGCGCGGTACCGATGGCTCCGCCGGTCATGGCGGACGGCGACCGTTCCCGGCAGACCGCCACCCCGGCGCCGGGCCCGGACCAGGGATCCTCCGCGGCCCACGGCGCCTCCGGTGCCGTACCGCCGCAGCCGCTGTCGCCGTACGGCACACAGCCACCCGGCATCCCGCCGCAGCCGTCGGCCCCGACCGGCGGCCCGGTCCCCGGCACCCCGCAGCCCACCGCTCCCTACGGCGCGCAGGGCATCCCGGCCGCAGGTGCGGCACAGCCAGGTCACGCCCAGACGCCCGCGCACACCTCCGCCTCCGCCCAGCCACCGTCCCCCTCGGCCGGTGGCCCGATCGACTACAGCCATCCCCGGCGGCAGGACGCCGCCCCGCCGACCCCTCCGCCTCCCGTGCCTCCCGCCCGGCCCGGCCAGCCCGCGCAGCCTGTCGCCGGGGACGCGACCGGCTGGTCCATGGACGAGCGGCTCTACAACCAGGTGTGGGGCATGTTCGAGGATCTGGCCCGGTCCACGGCCGCCTACCGTAGTGCCGTCGACTTCGCCGACTCGCGGATGGAGAAGGAACTCGACGCGGCCCTTGCCGATCCGCGCAGCCGGATCGGTGGACAGGGCGACGCCGCGCGGGATGCGGCTCGGGCCAAGTACACCCAGCTCGTCGAACAGGCCCGCGCGGCCTACGACCGGGATCTCGCCCAGCTCACGGCCGAGTCCGAGGTGGTCGAGCCCGCCCTGCCGCCGGCGTACGCCCGTTGGGACAACCCCGTCTGGCACGGATACCGGGTGCCGTTCGAGGTGCCCATGGCGGTGCGCCTGGGTGATCTGCATCTGCCGGAGTGCGCCGAGCTGCGTATCCCGATGCTGGTCAGGCTGCCACTGGAGCGCGGTCTGTGGATCGACAGCGGAGCCGTCGAAACCCTCGACGGCTCGTTCCTGGATGCCCCCGAAGTGCATCGGCTCGCCATGGACACGGCCGTGGCCCTCGCGGCCCGGCTCCTCGCCGTCCACCCCGCCGGCGACTACACGCTGCACGTCATCGACCCTGCCGGCTCGGGAGCGCAGGCGCTCGTCCCGCTGGCGCAGACCGGCGTGCTCGCGGCCCCGCCCGCCGTCGGTGCCGCGGGTGTGGCGGAGGTCCTGGCCCGGCTCACCCAGCGCGTCGACCTGGTGCAGATGGCGGTGCGCGGCGGCGCGGCCGACTCCCTCCCGCCCGGCGTCGACACCTCCGAACAGCTCCTGATCGTCAACGACTTCCCGCACGGTTTCGACGACAGGGCCGTGACCCAGCTGCGCTACCTGGCGGACGAGGGGCCGTCCGTCGGCGTCCACCTGATGATGGTCGCGGACCGTGAGGAGGCCGCCGCCTACGGCCCGCTCCTGGACCCGCTGTGGCGCTCGCTCATGCGGCTGACACCGGTGCCCGACGACCACCTCGCCGACCCGTGGGTCGGGCATGCCTGGACGTTCGAACCCGCTTCCGTCCCGCTCGGCAGCCAGGTGCTCCAGCAGGTCCTCAATCAGGTCGCGACGGCCCGTGCCAAGTACACGTAA
- a CDS encoding TerD family protein, which yields MTVNMTKGQAISLQKNDGGSLTAVRMGLGWQAAPRRGLFGSRTREVDLDASAVLFADKQPVDVVFFRHLVSDDGSVKHTGDNLVGGVGQGGDDEAILVDLARVPVHIDQIVFTVNSFTGQTFQEVQNAFCRLVDETNGEELARYTLDGGGSYTAQIMAKVHRTGPGWTLTALGTPASGRTFQDLMPAILPHL from the coding sequence GTGACCGTCAACATGACCAAGGGTCAGGCCATCAGTCTGCAGAAGAACGACGGAGGCAGCCTGACCGCGGTGCGCATGGGCCTCGGCTGGCAGGCCGCCCCCCGGCGCGGCCTGTTCGGCTCGCGCACGCGGGAGGTCGACCTCGACGCCTCCGCCGTCCTGTTCGCGGACAAGCAGCCCGTCGACGTCGTCTTCTTCCGCCACCTGGTGAGCGACGACGGCTCGGTCAAGCACACCGGTGACAACCTCGTCGGCGGTGTCGGCCAGGGCGGGGACGACGAGGCCATCCTCGTTGACCTGGCCCGTGTGCCGGTCCACATCGACCAGATCGTCTTCACCGTGAACTCCTTCACGGGCCAGACCTTCCAGGAGGTGCAGAACGCCTTCTGCCGCCTCGTCGACGAGACCAATGGCGAGGAACTCGCCCGCTACACGCTCGACGGGGGTGGTTCCTACACCGCCCAGATCATGGCGAAGGTCCACCGCACGGGCCCGGGCTGGACGCTGACGGCCCTCGGGACGCCGGCCAGCGGCCGGACCTTCCAGGACCTGATGCCGGCGATCCTGCCGCATCTGTAA
- the uvrB gene encoding excinuclease ABC subunit UvrB, with translation MRPVSHIERTVAPFEVVSSYQPSGDQPAAIAELAKRIEAGEKDVVLLGATGTGKSATTAWMIEKLQRPTLVMAPNKTLAAQLANEFRELLPNNAVEYFVSYYDYYQPEAYVPQSDTYIEKDSSINEEVERLRHSATNSLLTRRDVIVVASVSCIYGLGTPQEYVDRMVPLRVGDEMDRDQLLRRFVDIQYTRNDLAFSRGTFRVRGDTIEIFPVYEELAVRIEMFGDEIEALSTLHPLTGEIISDDEHLYVFPASHYVAGPERLERAVTDIEKELDGRLTELDKQGKLLEAQRLRMRTTYDLEMLRQIGSCSGVENYSMHFDGREPGSPPNTLLDYFPDDFLLVIDESHVTVPQIGAMYEGDASRKRTLVDHGFRLPSALDNRPLKWEEFTERIGQTVYLSATPGKYELSRGDGAVEQIIRPTGLIDPEVVVKPTEGQIDDLVHEIRKRTDKDERVLVTTLTKKMAEDLTDYFLELGIQVRYLHSDVDTLRRVELLRELRAGEFDVLVGINLLREGLDLPEVSLVAILDADKEGFLRSGTSLIQTIGRAARNVSGEVHMYADKITPAMEKAIEETNRRREKQVAYNKERGIDPQPLRKKINDIVAQIAREDVDTEQLLGSGYRKGKDGKAAKAPVPALGGKAAKGKAKETVPTDRPAAELTGQIEEMTARMRAAAADLQFEIAARLRDEVSEMKKELRQMKEAGLA, from the coding sequence ATGCGGCCCGTTTCCCACATCGAACGCACGGTGGCGCCTTTCGAGGTCGTCAGTTCCTACCAGCCCAGCGGCGACCAGCCGGCGGCCATCGCCGAGCTGGCCAAGCGCATCGAGGCAGGTGAGAAGGACGTCGTCCTGCTCGGCGCGACCGGCACCGGAAAGTCCGCCACCACCGCGTGGATGATCGAGAAGCTCCAGCGCCCCACGCTCGTGATGGCACCGAACAAGACGTTGGCCGCCCAGCTGGCCAACGAGTTCCGCGAGCTGTTGCCGAACAACGCCGTCGAGTACTTCGTCTCGTACTACGACTACTACCAGCCCGAGGCGTACGTCCCGCAGTCGGACACCTACATCGAGAAGGACTCCTCGATCAACGAGGAGGTCGAGCGACTGCGCCACTCCGCGACCAACTCGCTGCTCACCCGTCGTGACGTCATCGTGGTCGCCTCCGTCTCCTGCATCTACGGCCTCGGCACCCCCCAGGAGTACGTGGACCGCATGGTCCCCCTCCGGGTCGGCGACGAGATGGACCGCGACCAGCTGCTGCGCCGCTTCGTGGACATCCAGTACACACGCAACGACCTGGCATTCAGCCGTGGCACCTTCCGGGTCCGCGGCGACACCATTGAGATCTTCCCGGTCTACGAGGAACTCGCCGTCCGTATCGAGATGTTCGGCGACGAGATCGAGGCGCTGTCCACCCTCCATCCGCTCACCGGCGAGATCATCAGCGACGACGAGCACCTGTACGTCTTCCCGGCCTCCCACTACGTGGCCGGCCCCGAGCGGCTCGAGCGGGCCGTCACCGACATCGAGAAGGAGCTGGACGGGCGCCTCACCGAGCTGGACAAGCAGGGCAAGCTCCTGGAGGCCCAGCGGCTGCGCATGCGCACGACGTACGACCTGGAGATGCTCCGCCAGATCGGTTCCTGCTCCGGCGTCGAGAACTACTCGATGCACTTCGACGGCCGCGAGCCCGGTTCCCCGCCGAACACCCTGCTCGACTACTTTCCGGACGACTTCCTGCTCGTCATCGACGAGTCGCACGTCACGGTGCCGCAGATCGGCGCCATGTACGAGGGCGACGCCTCCCGCAAGCGCACCCTTGTCGACCACGGCTTCCGGCTCCCCTCCGCCCTGGACAACCGCCCCCTGAAGTGGGAGGAGTTCACGGAGCGCATCGGCCAGACCGTCTACCTGTCCGCGACGCCCGGCAAGTACGAGCTCTCGCGCGGAGACGGCGCCGTGGAGCAGATCATCCGCCCGACCGGCCTCATCGACCCCGAGGTCGTCGTCAAGCCCACCGAGGGCCAGATCGACGACCTGGTGCACGAGATCCGCAAGCGCACCGACAAGGACGAGCGCGTCCTGGTCACCACGCTCACCAAGAAGATGGCCGAGGACCTCACCGACTACTTCCTGGAGCTCGGCATCCAGGTCCGCTACCTGCACAGCGACGTCGACACCCTGCGCCGTGTCGAGCTGCTGCGTGAGCTGCGCGCCGGCGAGTTCGACGTCCTGGTCGGCATCAACCTCCTGCGGGAGGGCCTCGACCTGCCCGAGGTGTCCCTGGTGGCCATCCTCGACGCCGACAAGGAGGGCTTCCTGCGCTCGGGTACCTCCCTGATCCAGACCATCGGCCGCGCGGCGCGCAATGTCTCCGGCGAGGTCCACATGTACGCCGACAAGATCACCCCGGCGATGGAGAAGGCCATCGAGGAGACCAACCGCCGTCGGGAGAAGCAGGTCGCGTACAACAAGGAGCGGGGTATCGACCCCCAGCCGCTCCGTAAGAAGATCAACGACATCGTCGCGCAGATCGCCCGTGAGGACGTGGACACCGAGCAGCTGCTCGGCTCCGGCTACCGCAAGGGCAAGGACGGCAAGGCGGCCAAGGCGCCCGTGCCCGCCCTCGGCGGCAAGGCGGCCAAGGGCAAGGCCAAGGAGACCGTGCCGACGGACCGTCCCGCGGCGGAACTCACGGGGCAGATCGAGGAGATGACCGCACGCATGCGTGCGGCCGCCGCAGACCTCCAGTTCGAGATCGCGGCCCGGCTGCGCGACGAGGTCTCCGAGATGAAGAAGGAACTCCGTCAGATGAAGGAGGCGGGCCTGGCCTGA
- a CDS encoding MHYT domain-containing protein, with translation MQGTVDGFSYGLVTPLVAYLMACLGGALGLRCTTRSMLVSRSWRPGWLALGSAAIGSGIWTMHFVAMMGFKVRQAPIHYDRAITFASLGVAIVMVGVGVFIVGYRGARGTALMTGGAITGLGIASMHYLGMAGMRLNGQLEYNTLTVAASVVIAVAAATAALWAAGQVRGFLWSVGASLVMGLAVTGMHYTGMAALSVHVHSSSAPVAGDSPASLLAPMMIGPLAFLLLAGVVVMFDPLMVMGKPVWSPAENKPGVPARELVQHSADGRRPALRTRHDVTHRDSRTPQNR, from the coding sequence ATGCAAGGCACGGTCGACGGATTCAGCTACGGACTCGTCACACCGCTGGTGGCTTACCTCATGGCCTGCCTCGGCGGTGCCCTCGGCCTGCGCTGCACCACCAGATCCATGCTGGTCAGCCGGTCCTGGCGACCCGGCTGGCTGGCCCTCGGCTCGGCGGCGATCGGCTCCGGCATCTGGACCATGCACTTCGTCGCGATGATGGGGTTCAAGGTCCGGCAGGCGCCGATCCACTACGACCGGGCGATCACCTTCGCGAGCCTCGGCGTCGCCATCGTCATGGTGGGCGTCGGGGTCTTCATCGTCGGTTACCGAGGGGCGCGTGGCACGGCCCTGATGACCGGCGGCGCCATCACCGGACTGGGCATCGCCTCGATGCACTACCTCGGCATGGCCGGCATGCGACTGAACGGGCAGCTGGAGTACAACACGCTCACCGTCGCCGCCTCAGTCGTCATAGCAGTCGCCGCCGCCACGGCCGCCCTGTGGGCCGCCGGACAGGTCCGGGGGTTCCTGTGGAGCGTGGGCGCGAGCCTCGTCATGGGGCTCGCCGTCACGGGCATGCACTACACGGGCATGGCCGCGCTCAGCGTCCACGTGCACAGCTCGTCCGCCCCCGTCGCGGGTGACTCGCCCGCCTCCCTGCTCGCGCCGATGATGATCGGCCCGCTCGCCTTCCTGCTGCTCGCGGGAGTCGTCGTGATGTTCGATCCGCTGATGGTGATGGGCAAGCCCGTGTGGTCCCCCGCCGAGAACAAACCCGGTGTGCCCGCACGCGAACTCGTCCAGCACTCCGCCGACGGCCGGCGCCCCGCTCTCCGCACCCGCCACGACGTGACCCACCGCGACTCCCGGACCCCGCAGAACCGCTGA